A genomic segment from Prochlorothrix hollandica PCC 9006 = CALU 1027 encodes:
- the rpe gene encoding ribulose-phosphate 3-epimerase: protein MTQKSTVISPSILSADFSRLGDEVRAVDAAGADWIHVDVMDGRFVPNITIGPLIVEALRPVTQKPLDVHLMIVEPEKYVEDFAKAGADIISVHAEHNASPHLHRTLCQIRELGKQSGVVLNPSTSLEIIEYVLDVCDLILIMSVNPGFGGQSFIPSVVPKIRKLRQMCDERGLDPWIEVDGGLKANNTWQVLEAGANAIVAGSAVFKAPDYATAIADIRNSKRPERELAAV from the coding sequence ATGACTCAAAAATCTACTGTTATTTCCCCTTCCATTTTGTCGGCGGACTTTAGTCGCCTGGGGGACGAAGTGCGTGCGGTGGATGCCGCCGGAGCTGATTGGATCCATGTGGATGTGATGGATGGCCGTTTTGTGCCCAACATCACCATTGGTCCCCTGATCGTCGAAGCCCTGCGCCCGGTCACCCAGAAGCCTTTGGATGTCCACCTGATGATCGTGGAACCCGAAAAGTATGTGGAAGACTTTGCCAAGGCAGGGGCTGACATCATCTCAGTCCACGCCGAACATAATGCTTCCCCCCACTTGCACCGCACCCTCTGCCAAATTCGGGAACTGGGCAAGCAATCCGGGGTCGTGCTCAATCCCTCCACCTCCCTGGAGATCATCGAGTATGTGCTGGATGTGTGCGACCTGATTTTAATTATGAGCGTTAACCCCGGTTTTGGGGGCCAAAGCTTTATCCCCAGCGTCGTTCCCAAAATTCGGAAGCTGCGCCAAATGTGTGATGAGCGCGGTTTGGATCCCTGGATCGAAGTGGATGGGGGACTCAAGGCCAATAATACCTGGCAGGTCTTGGAAGCGGGAGCCAATGCGATCGTGGCCGGTTCGGCGGTGTTCAAAGCCCCTGACTATGCAACGGCGATCGCAGACATCCGCAACAGCAAACGTCCGGAACGGGAACTGGCGGCGGTGTAG
- a CDS encoding SpoIID/LytB domain-containing protein, translated as MLPAHTADSSVTRPSRTPASSSPTAASLPSMVADGIPGQRGGRRGGLRSYLDRSKVLGQWRAKVAGSLNLAVGSRQSRHQPRPAVGDRRPQGRLGWLTALLVLSATAPAQAALQLRVAIEDGVSQVQVGTSSAAVVRDAAGRQVGQLKAMDGLVAGSQGGQVTLGGLKSGQLWVEPQAGGYVWIGDRWYRGRALLSPKGGGVLAVNYVDLDEYLYSVVGSEMPTNWPLEALKSQAVAARSYALHKRSKVGNAQYDLGDTTRWQVYKGITAETTSTQTAVVQTAGQVLTYNGAIIEAVFHSSSGGHTENVEDVWSSPLPYLRGVADYDQYAPVFQWQETFSAAQMRQRITGVGNILAMTPIALTPNGRVRQMKVVGDAGQRTLSGDELRSALGLRSSLFQVSPSGGAGSGAKSTVPATFVVQGRGFGHGLGMSQWGAYGLASQGYGYQQILGHYYQNAGLAQIQVTP; from the coding sequence ATGCTCCCGGCCCATACTGCTGATTCCTCCGTGACCCGTCCCTCCCGTACCCCCGCTTCCTCTAGCCCCACTGCTGCTTCCCTGCCGTCGATGGTTGCGGATGGGATACCTGGTCAACGGGGTGGAAGACGGGGTGGGCTGCGATCGTACCTCGATCGCAGCAAAGTTCTGGGTCAGTGGCGGGCCAAAGTAGCGGGATCCCTGAACCTGGCTGTAGGTTCCCGGCAAAGTCGGCATCAGCCCCGTCCTGCGGTGGGCGATCGTCGTCCCCAGGGTCGCCTGGGCTGGCTCACCGCCCTCCTAGTGCTCAGTGCCACCGCTCCCGCCCAAGCCGCCCTCCAACTGCGGGTTGCCATTGAAGATGGGGTATCCCAGGTGCAAGTGGGTACCTCTTCCGCTGCTGTGGTGCGGGATGCTGCCGGACGACAGGTGGGCCAGCTTAAGGCCATGGATGGGTTAGTGGCAGGCAGCCAAGGGGGCCAGGTGACCTTAGGCGGGCTTAAGTCTGGGCAACTGTGGGTAGAACCCCAGGCAGGGGGCTATGTGTGGATCGGCGATCGTTGGTATCGCGGTCGTGCCCTGCTCTCCCCTAAGGGGGGCGGTGTGTTGGCCGTCAACTATGTCGATTTAGATGAATACCTATACAGCGTCGTAGGCAGCGAAATGCCCACCAACTGGCCCCTGGAAGCCCTCAAATCCCAGGCTGTTGCGGCCCGCTCCTATGCCCTGCACAAGCGCAGTAAGGTAGGCAATGCCCAATATGACCTAGGGGACACCACCCGTTGGCAGGTCTATAAGGGTATTACGGCGGAAACCACCAGTACCCAAACTGCTGTGGTACAAACCGCTGGCCAAGTTCTAACCTACAACGGTGCCATTATTGAAGCTGTGTTCCACTCCTCTTCGGGGGGACATACCGAAAATGTGGAAGATGTGTGGTCTAGCCCTTTGCCCTATTTACGGGGTGTTGCGGACTATGACCAGTATGCCCCTGTGTTCCAGTGGCAGGAAACGTTCTCCGCTGCCCAAATGCGCCAACGCATTACAGGGGTCGGCAATATTTTAGCCATGACTCCCATTGCCCTGACCCCCAATGGTCGGGTTCGTCAGATGAAGGTGGTTGGGGATGCGGGTCAACGTACCCTGTCGGGGGATGAGTTGCGCAGTGCTTTAGGATTGCGTAGCTCTCTCTTCCAGGTCAGCCCCAGCGGCGGAGCAGGGAGCGGTGCTAAATCCACGGTGCCGGCCACCTTTGTGGTGCAGGGGCGTGGCTTTGGCCATGGTTTGGGGATGAGCCAATGGGGAGCCTATGGACTGGCCAGCCAGGGTTATGGCTATCAGCAAATTCTGGGCCATTACTATCAAAATGCCGGACTGGCCCAAATTCAGGTAACCCCCTAG
- a CDS encoding ribonuclease Z yields the protein MQIIFLGTSSGVPTRSRNVSAIALRLTQRGEVWLFDCGEGTQHQLLRSDLRISQLRRIFVTHMHGDHTFGLMGLLASCGLAGNPTAIDIYGPKPLRDYLQACGQYSQTHLSYPLNTHSVKPGLVWEDEDYQIHCRILEHRVTAFGYRVQEKDRPGRLDVAQVKALGIPPGPLYGELKAGKTVTLADGRTIRGRDLCGPSRVGRSFVYCTDTVFCESAIALAQGASVLVHEATFAHQDADMAFQRLHSTSTMAAQVALAAGVDQLILTHFSPRYAPGNAVTLDNLLGEARSIFPNTILAQDFMSYDIPEAIAASA from the coding sequence GTGCAAATCATCTTTTTAGGCACGAGTTCTGGTGTGCCCACGCGATCGCGCAATGTGTCTGCCATTGCTCTGCGGCTGACCCAGCGGGGAGAGGTCTGGCTCTTTGATTGCGGCGAAGGCACCCAACACCAACTTCTTCGCAGTGACCTCCGCATCAGCCAACTGCGACGAATTTTTGTGACCCACATGCATGGGGATCACACCTTTGGCCTCATGGGACTCTTGGCAAGCTGTGGCCTTGCGGGCAATCCAACGGCGATCGACATCTACGGACCCAAACCCCTGCGAGACTACCTCCAAGCCTGCGGGCAATATTCCCAAACCCACCTCTCCTACCCCCTCAACACCCACAGCGTCAAGCCCGGTTTAGTCTGGGAAGATGAAGACTACCAAATCCACTGCCGCATCCTGGAACACCGGGTCACGGCCTTTGGCTACCGGGTCCAGGAAAAAGACCGGCCCGGTCGTTTAGACGTGGCCCAGGTCAAAGCCTTGGGCATTCCCCCTGGACCCCTCTATGGGGAACTGAAAGCCGGTAAAACCGTAACCCTAGCCGATGGGCGCACCATTCGGGGCAGGGATCTGTGTGGACCCTCCCGCGTGGGCCGGAGCTTTGTCTATTGCACCGATACGGTGTTTTGTGAGTCGGCGATCGCCCTCGCCCAAGGGGCCAGTGTCCTGGTTCATGAAGCCACCTTTGCCCACCAAGATGCGGACATGGCCTTTCAACGGCTCCACTCCACCTCCACCATGGCCGCCCAAGTCGCCCTAGCAGCGGGAGTGGATCAATTAATCCTCACCCACTTCAGCCCCCGCTATGCCCCCGGCAATGCCGTCACCTTAGACAACCTCCTGGGGGAAGCCCGGTCCATTTTCCCCAATACGATCCTGGCCCAGGATTTCATGAGCTATGACATCCCGGAGGCGATCGCAGCCTCAGCCTAA
- the psbV gene encoding photosystem II cytochrome c-550, whose amino-acid sequence MMKKSFLLSLAALLMAFGFLGGSAWAASLDKETLTIPLNAMGDTTVLSVEQVIQGERLFNDKCAVCHNSGGTKTNPNVGLGADDLSFAVPARNNLEGMVDYLNNPTSYDGEYSIALFHPSIKSAVVFPKMRDVDQDDLKAISGYVLIQPKVQPDRWGAGKYAF is encoded by the coding sequence CTGATGAAAAAATCTTTCTTGCTATCCCTTGCGGCTTTATTAATGGCCTTTGGTTTCCTCGGTGGCAGTGCATGGGCCGCCAGTTTAGATAAAGAGACCCTAACTATTCCCCTCAATGCCATGGGGGATACGACGGTTCTCTCCGTAGAACAGGTTATCCAAGGCGAACGTCTATTCAATGATAAGTGCGCCGTCTGTCACAACAGTGGTGGCACCAAAACTAACCCCAACGTGGGCCTCGGAGCCGATGATCTCTCCTTTGCCGTTCCTGCTCGGAACAACCTAGAAGGGATGGTAGATTATCTGAACAACCCCACATCCTACGATGGGGAATACAGCATTGCCCTTTTCCACCCCAGCATCAAAAGTGCTGTGGTTTTCCCCAAAATGCGGGATGTGGATCAAGACGATCTGAAAGCAATTTCCGGTTATGTCCTGATTCAGCCTAAGGTTCAACCCGATCGCTGGGGCGCTGGTAAGTACGCTTTCTAA
- a CDS encoding ATP-dependent Clp protease ATP-binding subunit, with protein MFEYFTDQAVKVVMMAQEEARRLNQSSVGTEQLLLGLLREDVNMASKILKDLGVTLEGARQAVLDVSGRGNGPVPTDLPFTPKAKKVLEQSFQEARQLSERYITPNHLLLALSQDQGGVAAKVLRRLGVDPIEVRNQLIRRIGEESVVAGDRPTLDPERPRDRRSGKALKEFGTNLTDLAREGKLDPVVGRAVEIERVVQILGRRTKNNPILLGEPGVGKTAIAEGIAQRIVQQDVPESLLNQEVISLDMGTIVAGTRFRGDFEERLTQILSEVKESGNVILVMDEVHTMVGGGSFEGGTDAANLMKPALARGELQCIGATTTDEYRKYIERDEALARRFQPVKVNEPTITDTVEILRGLRSTYEAHHRVIFSDESLLAAAQLSHRYINDRFLPDKAIDLMDESGSRMRLRHARKSSQKDLQKELRQVQGEKQGVIQSQDFPAAAKLRDQELALERKIRALEVDVLPAPLVVTGEEIAEVVALWTGVPVSQLSETETANLLNLETHLHERVIGQDEAVAAVAKAMRRARVGLSHPNRPIASLVFSGPTGVGKTELSKALAAALFGSEDALIRVDMSEFMERHEVSKLIGSPPGFVGFEDGGKLTEAVRRRPYSVILLDEVEKAHPDVFNILLQMLDEGALTDAKGRVVNFKNTVIILTSNLGSKAIQKGGQGLGFEFSGDDQDEVRYQQIRSRVMEEMKQFFRPEFLNRLDDVIVFRQLLEPEVAQIADLMLQEVADRLAQQSIALDVTPAFKAKVVKQGYDPTYGARPLRRAVMSLLEDGLAEAILSGQVKAGETALVDVNGEDQVTVQRKDRVLALVG; from the coding sequence ATGTTTGAATATTTTACGGATCAAGCGGTCAAAGTTGTCATGATGGCCCAGGAGGAAGCCCGTCGTCTCAATCAATCCTCCGTGGGCACCGAGCAACTGTTATTGGGATTGCTGCGGGAAGATGTGAACATGGCCTCCAAAATTCTCAAGGATCTGGGGGTGACCCTGGAGGGGGCGCGGCAGGCGGTGTTGGATGTGTCGGGCCGGGGCAATGGGCCAGTGCCCACGGATTTGCCCTTTACCCCCAAGGCTAAAAAAGTCTTGGAGCAGTCTTTTCAGGAAGCACGGCAACTGTCGGAGCGCTACATTACCCCCAATCATTTGTTGCTGGCCCTGAGTCAGGATCAGGGGGGTGTCGCGGCTAAGGTGCTGCGCCGTTTGGGGGTGGATCCCATTGAAGTGCGCAACCAGTTGATCCGTCGCATTGGTGAGGAGTCGGTGGTGGCTGGCGATCGCCCAACCCTGGATCCTGAGCGTCCCCGCGATCGCCGCAGCGGCAAAGCCCTAAAGGAATTTGGCACCAACCTGACCGACTTGGCCCGGGAAGGCAAACTAGACCCCGTAGTGGGTCGGGCGGTGGAAATTGAGCGGGTGGTGCAGATCCTGGGGCGACGCACCAAAAACAATCCCATTTTGCTGGGGGAGCCGGGGGTGGGTAAAACCGCGATCGCCGAAGGCATTGCCCAGCGCATCGTGCAGCAGGATGTGCCAGAAAGCCTCCTCAACCAAGAAGTCATTAGTCTGGATATGGGGACGATCGTCGCCGGAACCCGGTTCCGGGGAGACTTCGAGGAGCGTCTGACCCAAATTCTGAGCGAGGTCAAGGAGTCGGGCAACGTGATTTTGGTGATGGATGAAGTCCACACCATGGTGGGGGGCGGTTCCTTTGAGGGGGGCACGGATGCGGCTAATTTGATGAAGCCTGCCTTGGCCCGGGGAGAACTGCAATGCATTGGAGCCACCACCACCGACGAGTACCGCAAGTATATTGAGCGGGATGAAGCCCTAGCACGGCGGTTCCAGCCCGTGAAGGTGAATGAGCCAACCATTACCGACACCGTGGAAATTCTCAGGGGGCTGCGTAGCACCTATGAAGCCCACCACCGGGTGATCTTCAGCGATGAATCCCTGCTGGCGGCGGCCCAACTGTCCCACCGTTACATTAACGATCGCTTTCTCCCCGATAAAGCCATTGACCTCATGGATGAATCTGGTTCTCGGATGCGTTTGCGCCATGCCCGCAAGTCCAGCCAAAAGGATCTCCAGAAAGAACTGCGCCAGGTCCAAGGGGAAAAACAAGGGGTGATCCAAAGCCAAGACTTCCCAGCAGCGGCCAAGTTACGGGATCAGGAACTGGCCTTGGAACGGAAGATTCGCGCCTTGGAAGTGGATGTGTTGCCCGCGCCCTTGGTGGTGACGGGGGAAGAAATCGCCGAAGTGGTGGCCCTGTGGACCGGGGTGCCCGTCAGTCAACTGAGCGAGACGGAAACCGCCAATCTCCTCAACCTGGAGACCCACCTCCATGAGCGGGTCATTGGCCAAGATGAAGCCGTGGCTGCGGTGGCCAAGGCCATGCGCCGTGCCCGCGTTGGTTTGAGCCATCCCAACCGCCCCATTGCCAGCTTGGTGTTCTCTGGGCCAACGGGAGTGGGTAAAACGGAACTGTCTAAAGCCCTAGCCGCCGCCCTTTTTGGGTCGGAGGATGCCTTAATCCGGGTGGATATGTCGGAATTTATGGAGCGCCATGAGGTGTCCAAACTGATTGGGTCTCCCCCTGGGTTTGTGGGGTTTGAGGATGGGGGTAAGCTGACGGAGGCGGTGCGTCGCCGTCCCTATAGCGTCATTCTCTTGGATGAAGTGGAAAAGGCCCACCCCGATGTTTTCAATATTCTGTTGCAGATGCTGGATGAAGGGGCGCTCACCGATGCCAAGGGTCGCGTGGTCAACTTTAAAAACACGGTCATTATCCTCACCTCAAACCTAGGGTCTAAGGCGATCCAGAAGGGGGGCCAAGGGTTGGGCTTTGAGTTTTCGGGGGATGATCAAGACGAGGTGCGCTACCAGCAAATTCGTAGCCGGGTGATGGAGGAGATGAAGCAGTTCTTCCGTCCTGAATTCCTCAACCGCCTGGATGATGTCATTGTCTTCCGGCAGTTGCTGGAGCCGGAGGTGGCTCAAATTGCGGACTTGATGCTGCAAGAGGTGGCCGATCGCTTGGCGCAACAGTCCATTGCCTTGGATGTGACTCCTGCCTTTAAGGCTAAGGTGGTCAAGCAGGGGTATGACCCCACCTATGGAGCGCGTCCCCTGCGCCGTGCGGTAATGAGTCTCCTGGAAGACGGGTTGGCGGAAGCCATTTTGTCGGGACAGGTGAAGGCTGGGGAGACGGCCTTGGTGGATGTCAACGGGGAAGACCAGGTGACGGTGCAGCGGAAAGATCGGGTGTTGGCCCTGGTGGGTTAA
- a CDS encoding BCD family MFS transporter encodes MTSDFASPANTPPNTPIQTPAPVTLPLMFRLGLFNAGLGVMSVLTLGLLNRVMVAELNIPLGVTAGMLALSQITAPAKVWIGQLSDSKPLRGYHRSGYIWLGSLLFCSLVFGIVQLMWRLGDAVAAVGQWQWTGEIMLWSSLLGVTFALYGLAISTASTPFVALLVDITEEDNRSQVIGIAWSMLLVGIIAGGITTAIMLKQVGIEANLATIKASLNYLFALMPLVVLLLVLLGTWGVEKRYSRYAVRSQAVNRDDQLGLTAALRILTATSQTGLFFCCLLLVTLGLFMQDAVLENYGAEVFQMPMADTTQLNAFFGLGNLVGLSGAGFWIVPRFGKLRTVRIGCVLVATTLLLLISVGLNPQPPLLKAMVGCFGLASGITTNGSLSLMLDFTAAETAGTFIGAWGLAQSLARAGATWLGGLLQSLGSVISDDGLVSYGLVFAVEAGVILGAIVVLNQVNVHEFQTKTRAAISQILETDLD; translated from the coding sequence ATGACCTCAGACTTTGCTAGCCCAGCCAATACCCCACCCAATACCCCAATCCAGACCCCAGCCCCCGTAACCCTGCCCCTGATGTTTCGCCTGGGGTTATTCAACGCGGGCCTAGGGGTGATGTCCGTGCTGACCTTGGGGTTGCTCAACCGGGTCATGGTAGCGGAACTGAATATTCCCTTAGGGGTCACCGCCGGCATGTTGGCCCTCTCCCAAATTACAGCCCCCGCCAAAGTCTGGATCGGTCAACTGTCCGACAGCAAACCCCTAAGGGGATACCACCGCAGCGGCTACATCTGGCTTGGCTCCCTACTCTTCTGTAGCTTGGTCTTTGGCATTGTCCAACTCATGTGGAGGCTCGGAGATGCGGTAGCCGCCGTGGGCCAGTGGCAATGGACCGGGGAGATCATGCTCTGGTCTAGCCTGCTGGGGGTTACCTTTGCGCTGTATGGACTGGCCATTAGCACCGCCTCCACGCCCTTCGTGGCCCTGCTGGTGGATATTACCGAAGAGGATAACCGATCCCAAGTCATTGGCATTGCCTGGTCTATGTTACTGGTGGGCATTATCGCCGGGGGCATTACCACCGCCATCATGCTCAAGCAGGTGGGCATTGAAGCCAACCTAGCCACGATTAAGGCCAGCCTGAATTATCTATTTGCCCTGATGCCCCTGGTGGTGCTGCTGCTGGTGCTGCTGGGCACCTGGGGCGTTGAAAAGCGCTATTCTCGCTATGCCGTGCGCTCCCAAGCCGTGAACCGGGACGATCAACTGGGCCTGACCGCAGCCCTGCGAATTTTGACAGCCACCTCCCAAACGGGCCTGTTTTTCTGCTGTTTATTACTGGTGACCCTGGGGCTATTTATGCAGGATGCAGTCTTGGAAAACTATGGGGCAGAAGTGTTCCAAATGCCCATGGCAGACACCACCCAACTCAACGCCTTCTTTGGACTGGGTAATTTAGTGGGTCTCAGTGGGGCCGGATTTTGGATCGTGCCCCGCTTTGGCAAACTACGAACGGTGCGCATAGGCTGCGTCTTGGTGGCCACCACCCTCCTGTTGCTGATCAGTGTGGGACTCAATCCCCAACCCCCCCTCCTCAAGGCCATGGTGGGCTGTTTCGGCCTTGCCTCAGGCATCACCACCAACGGATCCTTAAGCTTGATGTTGGATTTTACGGCAGCGGAAACAGCGGGCACCTTCATCGGAGCCTGGGGCTTAGCCCAATCCCTGGCCAGGGCCGGGGCCACGTGGCTAGGGGGACTGTTGCAAAGTTTGGGCAGTGTCATCTCGGATGATGGACTGGTGTCCTATGGCCTGGTCTTTGCCGTGGAAGCGGGGGTTATCTTGGGGGCGATCGTGGTGCTCAATCAGGTCAATGTCCATGAGTTCCAAACCAAAACCCGCGCCGCCATTAGCCAAATTCTGGAAACGGATCTGGACTAA
- a CDS encoding inositol monophosphatase family protein encodes MIDSSTDASTDTPIHGPTDTAPTDTAPTDTAPTDTAPTNASSDASTNSSLFWAEICQFAHDISERVGLHLKADFGTVHPSEKSDGSWVTRCDRWADQALRDAIAARFPDHGLLTEETLHEFPPQDWCWIVDPLDGTTNFALGIPMWGISLGLLYRGTPVFGCVHFPVLGQTFHGFWAGNSGLTLPQGAFCNHQPIRVSTAALSPNQLFSFCTRSITALQQEPAVSLTLPLKVRMLGVSTYNLLSIASGMTLGGVEATPKVWDIAATWAIVHAAGAQWIPLQHQPFPLEVGRNYQALSYPTLVVARPDLAPQFLPFSVLLGSPA; translated from the coding sequence ATGATTGATTCATCCACTGATGCGTCCACCGATACGCCTATTCATGGGCCTACTGATACCGCGCCTACTGATACCGCGCCTACTGATACCGCGCCTACTGATACCGCGCCTACTAATGCATCCAGTGATGCGTCTACAAATTCGTCTCTGTTTTGGGCAGAGATTTGCCAGTTTGCCCATGACATCAGTGAGCGGGTGGGGTTGCATTTAAAAGCAGACTTTGGCACCGTCCACCCCAGCGAAAAAAGTGATGGCAGTTGGGTCACCCGCTGCGATCGCTGGGCGGATCAAGCGCTACGGGACGCGATCGCAGCCCGATTTCCAGATCATGGTCTCCTGACGGAAGAAACCCTCCACGAATTTCCCCCCCAGGATTGGTGCTGGATCGTCGATCCCCTGGATGGCACCACCAACTTCGCCCTGGGAATCCCTATGTGGGGCATTTCCCTGGGCTTGCTATATCGCGGAACCCCCGTTTTTGGCTGCGTCCATTTTCCCGTATTGGGGCAAACCTTCCATGGCTTTTGGGCAGGCAACAGCGGCCTAACCCTACCCCAGGGAGCCTTCTGCAACCACCAGCCGATCCGGGTCAGTACTGCGGCCTTAAGCCCTAACCAGCTTTTTAGTTTCTGCACCCGCAGCATCACGGCTCTGCAACAGGAACCCGCCGTTTCCCTAACCCTGCCCCTCAAAGTGCGAATGTTGGGAGTTTCCACCTATAACCTGCTGAGCATCGCCAGCGGCATGACCCTGGGGGGCGTGGAAGCCACCCCGAAGGTGTGGGACATTGCAGCCACCTGGGCGATCGTCCACGCCGCAGGGGCACAGTGGATCCCCCTGCAACACCAACCCTTTCCCCTGGAAGTGGGGCGCAACTACCAAGCCCTGTCCTACCCCACCCTCGTGGTGGCCCGTCCTGACCTAGCCCCCCAGTTCCTGCCCTTCTCGGTGCTCCTGGGATCTCCGGCCTAA
- the ilvN gene encoding acetolactate synthase small subunit gives MRHTLSVLVEDEAGVLTRIAGLFARRGFNIESLAVGPAEQVGVSRITMVVPGDDRVIEQLTKQLYKQVNVLKVQDVTETPAVERELMLLKVNASSAARSEILELVEIFRAKVVDVSEDSLIIEVVGDPGKMVAIVQVLQKFGIREIARTGKLALTRESRVNTEFLKSLEARVGP, from the coding sequence ATGAGACATACATTGTCGGTTTTAGTGGAAGACGAAGCGGGGGTTTTAACCCGTATTGCCGGTTTATTTGCCCGTCGCGGCTTTAATATCGAGAGCCTTGCGGTGGGTCCGGCGGAACAGGTGGGGGTTTCCCGGATCACCATGGTGGTTCCGGGGGACGATCGCGTCATCGAGCAATTGACCAAGCAGCTTTATAAACAGGTCAATGTCTTGAAGGTGCAGGATGTGACCGAGACTCCGGCGGTGGAGCGGGAGTTAATGCTGCTGAAGGTCAATGCCAGCAGTGCCGCACGATCGGAAATTCTGGAGTTAGTGGAAATTTTCCGGGCCAAAGTGGTGGATGTGTCAGAAGACTCCCTGATCATAGAAGTGGTGGGGGATCCCGGCAAAATGGTGGCCATTGTTCAGGTTCTCCAAAAGTTCGGCATCCGGGAGATTGCCCGCACGGGCAAACTTGCCCTAACCCGTGAGTCCCGTGTCAATACGGAGTTCCTCAAGTCCTTGGAGGCGCGGGTCGGCCCGTGA
- a CDS encoding C40 family peptidase, with the protein MVSAPSSGPVLIPGQWYRVQQILDLYDAPQGPVPQGDRLATQAAPGRLLRVTGAIVAGCWPVQLGEDGYEAWWRPGAGQEPGAGQEPGAGQEPGAGQEPGAGQEPGAGEEEKTALTAILGPPPLPPALEPTAIASLIPAMIAFAQAAQTVPNCYRWGGTVAPDYDCSGLMQAAFAAVGLWIPRDAYQQEAFAQPLPWGADPDRPWEPWEPWEPGDLVFFGTPTKATHVGLYLGQGRYIHSSGIAQGHNGIAIDALSKTGDQISRAYFDQLRGAGRIVASYQPSL; encoded by the coding sequence ATGGTATCCGCCCCGTCTTCCGGCCCGGTGCTGATCCCAGGTCAGTGGTACCGGGTGCAGCAGATCCTGGATCTCTACGATGCGCCCCAGGGTCCGGTGCCCCAGGGCGATCGTCTCGCCACCCAAGCCGCTCCAGGGCGTTTATTGCGGGTGACGGGGGCGATCGTGGCGGGTTGCTGGCCCGTGCAGTTGGGGGAAGATGGCTATGAAGCCTGGTGGCGGCCAGGGGCAGGGCAAGAACCAGGGGCAGGGCAAGAACCAGGGGCAGGGCAAGAACCAGGGGCAGGGCAAGAACCAGGGGCAGGGCAAGAACCAGGGGCAGGAGAAGAAGAAAAGACAGCGTTAACAGCAATCCTAGGGCCACCGCCGTTACCACCCGCCCTAGAGCCAACGGCGATCGCCAGTCTCATACCCGCCATGATTGCCTTTGCCCAAGCGGCCCAAACCGTGCCCAACTGCTACCGCTGGGGGGGGACGGTGGCTCCGGACTATGATTGCTCTGGCTTAATGCAGGCGGCGTTTGCAGCGGTGGGACTGTGGATTCCCCGTGATGCCTACCAGCAGGAAGCCTTTGCCCAACCCTTGCCCTGGGGTGCGGATCCCGATCGCCCCTGGGAACCCTGGGAACCCTGGGAACCGGGGGATCTAGTCTTCTTCGGCACCCCCACCAAGGCCACCCATGTGGGGCTATACCTAGGCCAAGGCCGCTATATCCACAGCTCTGGCATCGCCCAGGGCCACAATGGGATCGCCATTGATGCGTTATCTAAAACTGGGGATCAGATCAGTCGGGCCTATTTTGACCAGTTGCGGGGAGCGGGCCGCATTGTAGCCAGTTATCAACCTTCGCTCTAG
- a CDS encoding LysR family transcriptional regulator — MRLEQLQAFLAIAETHSFQGAAKYCQVNQSTISRQIQSLEASVGAELFHRNGAVSLTLAGQSLLPRAKRICQEWRTATQELSDLLNGHQTELCVAAISSVCCHYLPEAFEQFNQEYPEVQLRVTSLGSDRALKVLRDDLVDIAVVMQNRFLTASSPLVVTPLFQDTIHILMAANHPLSSLERVPWDALARYPHAVFKDGYGMRRIIEEQFSQQAQTLNVALELNTLDAFRGIVRRGQVVALLPQSALLEVQGDPSLTVRSTVAPRLTREVVCVTTEDRLRIPPIRRFCELLQQVVVAQEQLPFPQAV; from the coding sequence ATGCGTCTTGAGCAGCTACAAGCTTTTTTAGCGATCGCAGAAACCCACAGCTTTCAAGGGGCTGCTAAATACTGCCAGGTGAACCAGTCCACCATTAGTCGGCAGATTCAATCCCTGGAAGCTTCCGTGGGGGCCGAACTGTTCCACCGCAACGGCGCAGTCAGCTTAACCCTGGCGGGGCAGTCCCTGTTGCCTCGGGCGAAGCGCATCTGCCAAGAATGGCGCACCGCCACCCAAGAACTATCGGATCTGCTCAATGGCCACCAAACAGAACTGTGTGTCGCAGCCATTAGCTCGGTCTGTTGCCACTACCTCCCCGAAGCCTTTGAACAGTTCAACCAAGAGTATCCTGAGGTGCAACTGCGGGTTACGTCCCTGGGCAGCGATCGCGCCCTCAAGGTGCTGCGGGATGACTTGGTGGACATTGCGGTGGTGATGCAGAACCGGTTCCTCACGGCCTCCAGTCCCCTGGTGGTCACGCCCCTGTTCCAAGACACCATCCATATCTTAATGGCAGCAAATCACCCCCTCAGCAGCCTGGAACGGGTGCCCTGGGATGCCCTGGCCCGCTATCCCCATGCGGTGTTTAAGGATGGCTATGGGATGCGGCGCATCATTGAGGAACAGTTTAGCCAACAGGCCCAGACCCTCAATGTGGCCCTAGAACTCAATACCCTGGATGCCTTCCGGGGGATTGTGCGCAGGGGACAGGTGGTGGCGCTGTTGCCCCAGTCGGCGTTGCTGGAGGTGCAAGGGGATCCCAGCTTAACGGTGCGATCGACCGTGGCCCCCCGCCTCACCCGCGAGGTGGTCTGTGTCACCACGGAGGATCGCCTGCGCATTCCCCCCATTCGTCGGTTCTGTGAGCTATTGCAGCAGGTGGTGGTGGCCCAAGAGCAACTGCCATTTCCCCAGGCAGTCTAG